A stretch of the Sulfurimonas sp. HSL3-1 genome encodes the following:
- a CDS encoding chloride channel protein: MKSNNTNVRKHLTEQTIMFASVAKWIVISSLIGAVIGSIVAYFLKLLAYGEMNRGQLPFDYYLLLPFALMLAVTLVRKFAPAAEGHGTEKVIEAVHKHSGKMNFVVVPVKLLSTALTIFSGGSVGKEGPSAQIGAATASLLASVMKFRPKDREKVVICGISAGFASVFGTPIAGAIFGVEILIVGALMYDVLLPSIVSGFAAFYAAKFFGIEYTYFDIAFYTNLDFDFFLLLKVVAGGIFFGLVADFFITVIRSSHRYIETLPFHYLTKAFGGGVILLLLTLVVGEAYLGLGFSTIQDALSPDGSASDGIPGYAFILKSIFTAVTLGSGGSGGVITPIFFVGATSGNVFGHMVGGDIPFFAALGFVSVLAGTTNAPIAAMILSVELFGMNVTHYAALAIIISFLMTGHRSVFPSQLLAMRKSEALNVKLGDEIVNADATHTTRFFKNMKKIFGILLNFCCGGGDAERSFPRLPRTPSKKRRHDA, encoded by the coding sequence TTGAAATCGAACAATACAAACGTCAGAAAACACCTCACCGAACAGACCATTATGTTCGCCAGCGTTGCGAAATGGATTGTCATCTCCTCCCTGATCGGCGCCGTGATCGGCAGCATCGTCGCCTATTTTTTGAAACTGCTTGCCTACGGTGAAATGAACCGTGGACAACTGCCGTTTGATTACTACCTGCTCCTCCCTTTCGCGTTGATGCTCGCCGTCACGCTCGTGCGAAAGTTCGCGCCCGCCGCGGAGGGTCACGGTACGGAGAAGGTGATCGAAGCGGTGCATAAACATTCGGGTAAGATGAATTTTGTCGTCGTCCCCGTCAAGCTTCTCAGTACGGCGCTGACGATCTTCTCCGGGGGTTCCGTCGGGAAAGAGGGACCGAGCGCCCAGATCGGGGCCGCCACGGCCTCCCTCCTCGCCTCCGTGATGAAATTCAGACCCAAAGACCGGGAGAAAGTCGTCATCTGTGGTATCAGTGCGGGCTTCGCCTCCGTTTTCGGCACCCCTATCGCCGGGGCGATCTTCGGGGTCGAGATCCTGATCGTCGGCGCCCTGATGTACGATGTTCTTCTCCCCTCCATCGTCTCGGGATTCGCCGCCTTTTATGCCGCAAAATTCTTCGGGATCGAGTACACCTACTTCGATATCGCCTTCTACACCAATCTTGATTTCGACTTTTTCCTGCTGCTCAAGGTCGTCGCCGGCGGAATTTTCTTCGGGCTTGTCGCCGACTTTTTTATCACGGTGATCCGGAGCAGCCACCGCTACATCGAGACGTTGCCCTTTCACTACCTCACCAAGGCCTTCGGGGGCGGTGTCATTTTGCTCCTGCTGACGCTCGTCGTGGGAGAGGCGTACCTGGGGCTTGGCTTCTCCACGATCCAGGACGCCCTCTCGCCCGACGGTTCGGCATCGGACGGCATTCCAGGATACGCCTTTATCCTCAAAAGCATCTTTACCGCCGTCACGCTGGGCAGCGGGGGGAGCGGCGGGGTCATCACCCCTATCTTCTTCGTGGGCGCCACCAGCGGCAACGTCTTCGGCCACATGGTCGGCGGCGACATCCCCTTCTTCGCGGCGCTGGGCTTCGTCAGCGTCCTCGCCGGAACGACCAACGCCCCTATTGCCGCCATGATCCTCTCGGTGGAGCTCTTCGGGATGAACGTCACCCACTATGCCGCCCTGGCGATCATCATCTCCTTCCTGATGACCGGCCACCGCAGCGTCTTCCCCTCCCAGCTCCTGGCCATGCGCAAGTCCGAGGCGCTGAACGTCAAACTCGGCGACGAGATCGTCAACGCCGACGCGACGCATACCACGCGTTTTTTCAAGAACATGAAAAAAATCTTCGGCATCCTTTTGAACTTCTGCTGCGGCGGCGGAGATGCGGAACGCTCCTTCCCCAGACTGCCGCGCACGCCCTCGAAGAAGCGGCGTCATGACGCCTGA
- a CDS encoding tandem-95 repeat protein has translation MIKISQIMLSVAAIIAIGGCGGGGSSNSTSSASGGGVVDGYVSGATVFVDSTGEGEHNATELSTVTDTNGDFAFEATIADGTRIYAYGGTDISTGYPFEGRLSTVYDATRPDIVLSPLTTYVTAIMASDPSITFDAAADTVAANLGVTADQVKNDPMLDSDSFMAAQKVQKVAEVLTAATKSDGESFDAAYAKVFASLAATTFSGDFNATELAGQVSTDTGVTLDPSIATFVETLAGTIDALAANVTTVNELDGFGETINTYAEAAEGAIENGDTAAVTELTTTLNDMNTTQVADAIETGTYVDPMIAALAQVEDALTNNITYLGTNTANDSITADLVLSSPAAAPYDTPDLNLTWSATPVGVIDVATGAVTRSATADVAVTLKATVANSLVTNNRAFDLVVKRNEFAPVAVADTLTLDEDTNASLNVLANDTDQNGDMLFVSSVSAAGHGTTAINPDGTVTYTPVANYHGPDSFSYTVSDGTGRSADGNVSVTVVPVNDAPTIGGTPATSVNQDAPYSFTPSSNDIDGDTLTFGIVNQPAWAAFDPATGALTGTPGNGDVGTTADINISVSDGTVTVSLPLFSVTVVNVNDAPTIGGTPATSVNQDAFYTFTPSSGDIDGDTLTFGIVNKPAWATFDTATGTLSGTPGNADVGTTTGIVISVSDSALTATLAAFDLEVINVNDAPTASAATFQVQTNTPLDGDLSTYASDIDVGDTLTFTQVGTLAGLTLNSDGTFSFTSASEGNFTFDYQVSDGNLTSAAATVTINVVANLSPTAGDFAATTDEDTAVLIDVVAHTGDSDGSVDATTVAVSAATDGNLTVDPVTGVVTYMPNANFNGSDSFTYTIQDNQGATSLPGTVTVTVAPINDAPTIDPIGDPAAVALSAPSFDVTVSVADIDGDGLTLSAVSSDPTVAAVSANGTTVAVDPTGVGTATVTVTVDDGVLSAQETFTVTVVADPVLTDTSFYDGMTLYSYWVEDNGTLAYETHTLNGGTMSVYGYVFDRNNSMWVSASFGTNFMLNTADGTWTTEAAVSSTYTISADATTLSSPFAAYQIAQAEVLDGQTVDIDIGGGMTLPVTFPSGALHYTMQSKYLVDTYILDWRPMNVSVPYAFMEDFMNNNYGNMIYWDENSSTGVRPQMNASFTAAVDDTGTDVTTLSLGMSGYLVSDSDNTQIVGTWTVGNLPNQAELTIFTELNASIPNYDALMQDGDIFVTMYNGDVWLGAHNAPTAGYILDNDGSLMGNDIAMGAITTALENYTPPVPPVTVDGFYALTEIPISQAEWDALAKAQVSLLADMDLWGVWPDSNGTAVYAVNSDGLYADSNGTVMFKDINGTVTESHPFTIDASGTELNVSIPPNGHLFANLGDVYDQAALEGMFGITMPAGSVGYKTAHLRLSDEYDFWGMLTSYDVNYSSMTFTTLADFVAANQGGTSGYVFNVNGSTGIQFTTGDTYTDGSSSGTVVLIDFSDMMNPQVVENGSWYVQNDGNGDVIIVELPSMQVPFAATVMNDGGGDYVAEGEMQPAFTGDIEIKFNAIARDALIAYFMNGGGSGTATANDSTLVGAWALGGITTMDALLIIADNDKYMGVQQVLGTNGVIGGVEVGQYTLDPSGSFTSAAPVINTNAGDTAVGATVSDNGDDTATLTSIDGTVVLNRLSSAISPEAGAWIVNQSTTGNIKFVIMVLDGAGNYMVADIDDSQGSDPVGSEPGTVGRFNMTEFGTYVVETNGTVTMTPAAPTDESAVCTDTITSGCDTIAGDTNMEFGLTVDDTLGAQVPVNMTVSFDPTNNYMTVDGSMVFVRVVPGGPTIFQ, from the coding sequence ATGATCAAGATAAGCCAGATCATGCTGTCTGTGGCTGCCATAATCGCGATTGGCGGTTGCGGCGGTGGCGGCAGCAGTAATAGTACGAGCAGCGCCAGCGGCGGCGGAGTGGTTGACGGATATGTATCGGGAGCGACCGTCTTTGTCGACAGTACCGGCGAAGGGGAGCATAACGCTACGGAGCTGTCGACGGTGACCGACACGAACGGCGACTTCGCTTTTGAGGCGACGATCGCGGACGGGACGAGGATTTATGCCTACGGCGGTACCGATATCAGTACGGGCTACCCCTTTGAAGGGCGGCTCTCGACTGTTTACGACGCGACGCGTCCGGATATCGTCCTTTCACCGCTGACAACCTATGTCACGGCGATCATGGCATCGGACCCGTCGATCACGTTCGATGCGGCGGCCGATACGGTTGCGGCCAACCTCGGGGTCACTGCCGATCAGGTCAAAAACGACCCGATGCTCGACAGCGACAGCTTTATGGCGGCGCAGAAAGTACAGAAAGTCGCCGAAGTACTGACCGCTGCGACAAAAAGCGACGGCGAATCGTTTGACGCTGCCTATGCGAAAGTGTTTGCATCTCTGGCAGCCACGACGTTCAGCGGCGACTTTAACGCGACCGAGCTGGCAGGCCAGGTCAGTACCGATACGGGGGTGACGCTCGATCCGTCGATCGCGACCTTTGTTGAAACGCTCGCCGGGACGATCGATGCGCTCGCGGCGAACGTCACGACCGTCAACGAACTGGACGGTTTCGGCGAGACGATCAACACCTACGCCGAAGCCGCGGAAGGGGCAATCGAAAACGGCGATACGGCCGCCGTCACGGAGCTGACGACGACGTTGAACGACATGAACACGACCCAGGTCGCCGATGCGATCGAAACGGGAACCTATGTCGACCCGATGATCGCCGCATTGGCGCAGGTCGAGGATGCCCTCACAAACAACATCACCTATCTCGGGACGAATACGGCCAATGACAGCATTACAGCCGATCTCGTCCTGAGCAGTCCCGCTGCGGCACCCTATGATACGCCGGATCTTAACCTGACATGGTCGGCGACGCCTGTGGGCGTCATCGATGTCGCGACCGGCGCCGTGACACGCAGTGCTACGGCGGACGTGGCCGTGACGCTCAAAGCGACGGTCGCGAACAGCCTGGTTACGAACAACCGGGCATTCGACCTTGTCGTCAAGCGCAACGAATTCGCGCCGGTAGCGGTGGCCGACACTCTGACCCTCGACGAGGATACCAATGCCTCACTCAACGTCCTGGCGAACGATACGGACCAAAACGGCGACATGCTCTTCGTCTCGTCGGTTTCAGCTGCAGGCCACGGCACGACGGCGATCAATCCGGACGGGACGGTCACCTACACCCCGGTCGCCAATTATCACGGCCCGGACAGCTTCAGCTATACGGTCAGTGACGGTACGGGACGCAGCGCCGACGGCAATGTCAGCGTGACCGTCGTTCCGGTAAACGACGCGCCGACGATCGGCGGAACGCCGGCGACGTCGGTGAACCAGGATGCGCCGTACAGCTTCACGCCGTCCTCGAATGATATCGACGGCGACACGCTGACCTTCGGCATCGTCAACCAGCCCGCCTGGGCGGCGTTCGACCCGGCAACGGGGGCGCTGACGGGTACGCCGGGCAACGGCGATGTCGGAACGACCGCCGATATCAATATCTCGGTCAGCGACGGTACGGTGACGGTCTCCCTGCCGCTCTTCTCGGTGACGGTCGTTAACGTGAACGACGCGCCGACGATCGGCGGTACGCCGGCAACGTCGGTGAACCAGGACGCGTTCTACACCTTTACGCCGTCTTCGGGCGATATCGACGGCGACACGCTGACCTTCGGCATCGTGAACAAGCCCGCCTGGGCAACGTTCGACACGGCGACGGGTACGCTTTCGGGCACCCCGGGCAATGCCGATGTCGGCACGACCACGGGCATCGTCATCTCCGTCTCCGACTCAGCGCTGACGGCGACGCTGGCAGCCTTCGATCTGGAAGTCATCAACGTCAATGACGCGCCGACGGCGTCGGCCGCAACGTTCCAGGTGCAGACGAATACCCCGCTCGACGGCGATCTGAGTACGTATGCGTCGGATATCGATGTCGGCGACACGCTGACCTTCACGCAGGTCGGGACGCTTGCCGGTCTGACACTCAACAGTGACGGTACCTTCAGCTTCACCAGCGCCTCCGAAGGCAACTTTACCTTTGATTATCAGGTCTCCGATGGCAACCTCACCAGCGCTGCGGCAACGGTCACCATCAATGTCGTGGCCAACCTCTCGCCCACAGCGGGCGATTTTGCGGCCACTACCGATGAAGATACGGCGGTACTGATCGACGTGGTGGCACACACCGGGGACAGCGACGGTTCGGTGGATGCGACGACGGTGGCGGTCTCCGCTGCGACAGACGGTAACCTCACCGTCGATCCGGTCACGGGTGTTGTGACCTACATGCCGAATGCAAACTTTAACGGTTCTGACAGCTTTACCTACACGATCCAGGACAACCAGGGCGCGACCTCGCTTCCGGGGACGGTCACCGTCACGGTCGCGCCTATCAATGACGCCCCGACAATCGACCCCATCGGCGATCCGGCAGCGGTGGCGCTCAGCGCGCCGAGTTTCGATGTCACGGTTTCCGTTGCCGATATTGACGGTGACGGGCTGACGCTGAGCGCCGTTTCGTCCGATCCGACGGTCGCCGCGGTTTCGGCGAACGGTACGACGGTGGCGGTCGATCCGACCGGTGTCGGTACGGCGACCGTGACGGTCACCGTCGACGACGGTGTGCTTAGTGCACAGGAGACCTTTACCGTCACGGTCGTTGCCGACCCGGTGCTCACCGATACGTCCTTCTATGACGGCATGACGCTTTACAGCTACTGGGTGGAGGACAACGGCACGCTTGCGTACGAAACCCATACGTTGAACGGCGGTACGATGAGTGTGTACGGCTACGTATTTGACAGGAACAACAGCATGTGGGTTTCTGCATCGTTCGGGACCAATTTCATGCTCAATACCGCCGACGGCACGTGGACGACGGAGGCTGCAGTGTCGTCGACCTATACGATCAGTGCGGACGCTACGACGCTCTCTTCTCCCTTTGCGGCCTATCAGATCGCCCAGGCGGAAGTGCTGGACGGCCAGACGGTTGATATCGATATCGGCGGCGGTATGACGCTGCCGGTGACCTTCCCCTCCGGGGCCCTGCACTATACGATGCAGAGCAAGTATCTTGTCGATACGTACATCCTTGACTGGCGCCCGATGAATGTCAGCGTGCCATACGCTTTCATGGAAGATTTCATGAACAACAACTACGGGAACATGATCTACTGGGACGAAAACAGTTCGACGGGAGTCAGACCGCAGATGAACGCCTCCTTTACGGCTGCGGTGGATGATACGGGTACTGACGTCACGACGCTGAGTCTCGGGATGAGCGGTTACCTCGTTAGTGACAGCGATAATACACAGATCGTCGGTACCTGGACGGTGGGTAACCTGCCCAATCAGGCAGAGCTGACGATCTTTACTGAACTTAATGCGAGTATCCCGAATTACGATGCCTTGATGCAAGACGGCGATATCTTCGTCACAATGTACAACGGCGATGTCTGGCTGGGCGCGCACAATGCACCGACGGCCGGCTATATTCTCGACAACGACGGCAGTCTGATGGGGAACGATATTGCGATGGGTGCAATTACGACGGCACTTGAAAATTACACGCCGCCGGTACCGCCGGTGACGGTGGACGGGTTCTACGCTTTGACCGAGATCCCCATCAGCCAGGCGGAGTGGGATGCCCTTGCCAAGGCACAGGTCTCCCTCCTCGCGGACATGGACCTGTGGGGCGTCTGGCCCGACAGCAACGGTACGGCGGTCTATGCGGTCAACTCCGACGGACTCTATGCCGACTCGAACGGCACGGTCATGTTCAAAGATATCAACGGCACGGTGACGGAGAGCCATCCCTTCACGATCGACGCCAGCGGGACGGAGCTCAACGTCTCCATCCCGCCGAACGGCCACCTCTTTGCGAACCTGGGAGATGTCTATGACCAGGCGGCACTCGAAGGGATGTTCGGCATCACCATGCCGGCGGGCTCCGTCGGGTATAAAACGGCGCACCTGCGTTTGAGTGATGAGTATGATTTCTGGGGGATGCTGACATCGTATGATGTAAACTACTCCTCCATGACGTTCACGACGCTGGCGGACTTCGTCGCGGCCAACCAGGGCGGCACGAGCGGTTACGTCTTCAACGTCAACGGCAGTACCGGCATCCAGTTCACTACCGGGGACACCTATACGGACGGAAGCAGCAGCGGGACGGTCGTGCTGATCGACTTCAGCGACATGATGAACCCCCAGGTCGTTGAAAACGGCAGCTGGTATGTCCAGAACGACGGCAACGGCGATGTGATCATCGTCGAGCTGCCGAGCATGCAGGTGCCGTTCGCGGCGACCGTGATGAACGACGGGGGCGGCGATTATGTCGCCGAGGGCGAAATGCAGCCGGCGTTTACGGGCGATATCGAGATCAAGTTCAATGCGATCGCCCGCGACGCGCTGATCGCTTACTTCATGAACGGGGGCGGTTCCGGTACGGCGACCGCGAACGATTCGACGCTGGTCGGTGCCTGGGCGCTGGGCGGCATCACGACGATGGACGCCCTACTGATCATCGCCGACAACGACAAGTACATGGGGGTTCAGCAGGTCCTGGGCACGAACGGCGTCATCGGCGGCGTGGAAGTCGGTCAGTACACGCTCGACCCCTCCGGCAGCTTCACCTCAGCCGCCCCGGTGATCAACACCAATGCCGGCGATACTGCCGTGGGAGCGACCGTGAGCGATAACGGCGATGATACGGCAACGTTGACCAGCATTGACGGTACGGTGGTCTTAAACCGTCTGAGCAGTGCAATCAGTCCGGAAGCGGGGGCATGGATCGTCAACCAGTCGACGACCGGCAACATCAAATTCGTCATCATGGTCCTGGACGGCGCCGGCAACTATATGGTTGCCGACATCGACGACAGCCAGGGCTCCGATCCCGTCGGTTCAGAACCGGGAACCGTCGGGCGTTTTAACATGACCGAGTTCGGCACCTATGTGGTCGAAACGAACGGCACGGTCACGATGACGCCGGCTGCCCCGACGGACGAGAGTGCGGTCTGTACCGATACGATCACCTCCGGATGCGACACGATCGCCGGCGATACGAACATGGAGTTCGGCCTGACGGTCGACGATACGCTCGGGGCGCAGGTCCCGGTCAACATGACGGTCAGTTTCGATCCGACCAACAACTACATGACAGTAGACGGCAGCATGGTCTTCGTCCGGGTCGTACCCGGCGGACCGACAATCTTCCAGTAA
- a CDS encoding DNA-binding response regulator: MIDSVMVVEDEMLTARYITSILNGWGIRVIGVFDNAMAVIAAFEEEIPGMVLMDVNIRGKVDGFALSDMIWEQHTVPIVYITAYCDNETLQKAFRPLAYGYVMKPFGPEELETVLRSAYRRHQSERLEEDEAEKSERIVLSPIHTYDLVTASLYADGEDVALTVKQNILLEHLVRHRHQVVSYHDLEFAIWADEEVSSSSLKTVVYSLRKRAPELRIKSLSKQGYILS; encoded by the coding sequence ATGATCGACTCCGTGATGGTGGTGGAAGATGAAATGCTGACGGCCCGCTACATCACCAGTATTCTCAACGGGTGGGGGATCCGCGTTATCGGTGTGTTCGATAACGCCATGGCCGTTATCGCCGCGTTCGAGGAGGAGATTCCGGGGATGGTCCTGATGGACGTGAATATCAGAGGCAAAGTCGACGGTTTCGCGCTGAGCGATATGATCTGGGAGCAGCACACGGTCCCCATCGTCTACATCACGGCGTACTGCGACAACGAGACGCTGCAAAAGGCTTTCCGCCCCCTGGCATACGGCTACGTGATGAAACCTTTCGGCCCCGAGGAGCTTGAAACCGTCCTGCGGAGCGCCTACCGCCGCCACCAAAGCGAACGATTAGAGGAGGACGAGGCGGAAAAGAGCGAACGTATCGTCCTCTCGCCCATCCATACCTATGACCTCGTCACCGCAAGCCTCTATGCCGACGGGGAAGATGTGGCGCTGACGGTCAAACAGAATATTCTGCTGGAGCATCTGGTACGGCACCGCCACCAGGTCGTCAGCTACCACGACCTCGAATTCGCCATCTGGGCCGACGAGGAGGTGTCGTCATCCTCGCTGAAAACGGTCGTCTACTCCCTGCGAAAACGCGCCCCCGAGCTTCGGATCAAGAGCCTCAGCAAACAGGGTTACATTCTTTCGTAA
- a CDS encoding sensor histidine kinase has protein sequence MFCSHWCKRFVRDNIDYPEDSIEYKRSVIANLITVFAVLVLALDIYNNLAHGFDTLAVLELFGIVIILINNMLFRTRRVRLETTSSILVGVISGLAILSLHIDGFERDSALFWTASLPIYVFAQHGLKRGIRWSVLNASGIGVVLLLSAFHIGDPIFPAGLLIQMFIGYVAISFVVYYFEHMRVDYEVRLAKTAREREVMLRELHHRVKNNMQVIMSLLWLQSEKIEEPKYRKYFTENIGRLRAMAMVHENLYSAEDFEDIDMHHYLQMLTLNLQKISAVQIHCECEKSIRLGIRNALSIGLIVNEGVTNAIKYAYDDTEHGEVLIKLVQRGRGSYDLIVRDYGKGLPERSETSEGIGMMLITDLVKGLDNGTCDIASDGGVTITITFEAKDGQA, from the coding sequence ATGTTCTGCTCGCACTGGTGTAAACGTTTTGTCCGTGACAATATCGACTATCCCGAAGATTCAATCGAGTATAAACGCTCGGTCATTGCAAACCTTATTACGGTCTTCGCGGTCCTGGTCCTTGCCCTGGACATCTATAACAACCTGGCCCACGGCTTTGATACGCTTGCCGTCCTGGAGCTCTTCGGGATCGTCATTATCCTGATCAACAACATGCTGTTCCGCACCCGGAGGGTCAGGCTGGAAACGACCTCGAGCATCCTTGTCGGGGTGATCTCGGGCCTCGCCATTCTCTCGCTGCACATCGACGGATTCGAAAGGGATTCCGCGCTCTTCTGGACCGCCTCCCTGCCGATTTACGTTTTTGCCCAGCACGGATTGAAGCGGGGGATCCGGTGGAGTGTCCTCAATGCGTCCGGTATCGGCGTCGTGCTGCTGCTGAGCGCGTTTCATATCGGCGACCCGATCTTTCCCGCGGGGCTCCTGATCCAGATGTTTATCGGCTATGTCGCTATCTCGTTCGTCGTCTACTATTTCGAACATATGCGCGTGGATTATGAAGTGCGCCTGGCAAAAACGGCACGGGAGCGCGAAGTCATGCTCCGGGAGCTTCACCACCGCGTCAAAAACAATATGCAGGTCATCATGAGCCTGCTGTGGCTGCAGTCGGAGAAGATCGAAGAGCCGAAATACCGCAAATACTTCACCGAAAACATCGGCCGCTTGAGGGCGATGGCGATGGTACATGAAAACCTTTACAGTGCAGAGGATTTTGAAGACATTGATATGCATCACTACCTGCAGATGCTGACGCTGAACCTCCAGAAAATCTCGGCGGTACAGATTCACTGCGAATGCGAGAAATCCATCCGGCTGGGAATCCGAAATGCATTGTCGATCGGACTGATCGTCAACGAAGGCGTTACCAACGCCATCAAGTATGCCTATGACGACACGGAGCACGGAGAGGTTTTGATCAAACTCGTTCAGCGCGGCCGGGGAAGCTACGATCTGATCGTACGGGATTACGGCAAGGGGCTTCCTGAGCGCTCGGAGACGAGTGAGGGCATCGGCATGATGCTGATCACCGACCTTGTCAAAGGGCTGGATAACGGTACCTGCGACATCGCTTCCGACGGGGGTGTGACCATTACCATAACATTTGAAGCAAAGGATGGGCAGGCATGA
- a CDS encoding GNAT family N-acetyltransferase has product MPYRVIDVNRKEYFDSIAQIDDAKSRGFADQAMRWWDRHYSWNAEGSVILTDDAGEHLCYLFYKIDRYHDYLTIHNILTPQCHRRHGYALMLLHWVFELAVQHHVRRFKASCVPQALEFYLSLGFCFWGLTPAKYYYCNLPVPADGLDGLWKMVHTDSTETLAGSAMQSIYDKVADNDTGLDAHQQERHDEQVAKLQGAYMQTELIACMEEAKDHDKANQPGK; this is encoded by the coding sequence ATGCCGTACCGTGTCATTGACGTTAACCGAAAAGAGTACTTTGATTCCATCGCGCAGATCGACGATGCGAAAAGTCGGGGCTTCGCCGACCAGGCGATGCGGTGGTGGGACCGCCACTACAGCTGGAATGCCGAGGGGAGCGTTATCCTCACGGATGATGCGGGGGAGCACCTTTGCTACCTTTTCTACAAAATCGACCGCTATCACGATTACCTGACCATCCACAATATCCTCACCCCGCAGTGCCACCGGCGCCACGGCTACGCGCTGATGCTGCTGCACTGGGTGTTCGAACTGGCGGTGCAGCACCATGTCCGGCGTTTCAAGGCGAGCTGCGTCCCCCAGGCACTGGAGTTTTACCTCTCGCTCGGCTTCTGTTTCTGGGGCCTGACGCCGGCGAAGTATTATTACTGCAATCTCCCCGTGCCCGCCGACGGGCTCGACGGACTTTGGAAGATGGTCCATACGGATTCCACCGAAACGCTTGCGGGGTCGGCGATGCAGAGCATCTACGACAAAGTGGCGGATAACGACACGGGACTGGATGCGCACCAGCAGGAGCGGCATGACGAGCAGGTCGCAAAACTGCAGGGCGCCTATATGCAGACGGAACTGATCGCGTGCATGGAAGAGGCGAAAGATCACGACAAGGCGAATCAGCCCGGGAAGTGA
- a CDS encoding cold-shock protein: MADLKKGTVKWFNSEKGYGFISPEDGGKDVFVHFRQVNRTGYGRVELQEGQEVTFEIGEGQKGPQAENVTPL, encoded by the coding sequence TTGGCAGATCTTAAAAAGGGAACCGTTAAATGGTTCAACAGTGAAAAAGGCTATGGGTTTATTTCCCCTGAAGACGGCGGTAAAGACGTATTTGTACACTTTCGCCAGGTCAACAGAACAGGCTACGGCCGCGTTGAGCTCCAGGAAGGTCAGGAAGTGACTTTCGAGATCGGCGAAGGGCAAAAAGGCCCGCAGGCAGAGAACGTCACTCCGCTCTAA
- a CDS encoding DEAD/DEAH box helicase — protein MSFSTLGLSEPILRAVAETGYTEPTPIQAQAIPVVLGGKDLLAGAQTGTGKTAGFTLPMLQLLSSAAPSKGKRPVRALVLTPTRELAAQVGQSVETYGKYLKLNSTVIFGGVNINPQINKLRGGVDIVVATPGRLLDHANQKNIDLSRIELLILDEADRMLDMGFIHDIKKVLKLVPKKAQKLLFSATFSDEIKTLADGLLHNPELIEVARRNTTSERVAQVVYPVKQDRKRALLSTLINTNGWEQVLVFTRTKHGANRLCKQLTSDGIPSEAIHGNKTQNARTKALAAFKARRVRVLVATDIAARGIDIDQLPHVVNFELPNVPEDYVHRIGRTGRAGNEGEAVSLVCAEEADYLRNIEKLIKASIPQKSVEGFETRLPEKTKSAARAKTNSAGKRASQQPKSERGDAKKRPAQQNKKRNAQSDRRKEQPMKAEDVAAYLSQMKAGMR, from the coding sequence ATGTCATTTTCTACACTGGGCCTTTCAGAGCCCATTTTGCGTGCTGTCGCCGAAACGGGCTACACCGAACCCACACCCATCCAGGCACAGGCGATCCCCGTCGTGCTCGGCGGGAAAGATCTCCTTGCCGGTGCCCAGACGGGTACGGGCAAAACGGCGGGCTTTACCCTGCCGATGCTGCAGCTGCTCAGCAGCGCGGCGCCTTCTAAAGGCAAACGACCCGTCCGTGCACTGGTGCTCACGCCGACGCGTGAACTGGCCGCACAAGTGGGACAGAGCGTCGAGACCTACGGCAAATACCTGAAGCTGAACTCGACGGTGATTTTCGGCGGGGTCAACATCAACCCGCAGATCAATAAACTGCGCGGCGGCGTGGACATCGTCGTCGCGACGCCGGGGCGCCTGCTGGATCATGCGAACCAGAAGAACATCGACCTTTCGCGCATCGAGCTCCTGATCCTCGACGAAGCGGACCGCATGCTCGACATGGGGTTTATCCACGACATCAAAAAGGTGCTCAAACTCGTACCGAAAAAGGCGCAGAAGCTGCTCTTCTCCGCGACCTTCTCCGACGAGATCAAGACGCTGGCCGACGGCCTGCTGCACAATCCTGAACTCATCGAGGTCGCCCGCCGCAACACGACGTCCGAACGCGTCGCGCAGGTCGTCTACCCGGTCAAACAGGACCGTAAGCGCGCACTGCTCTCCACGCTGATCAACACCAACGGCTGGGAGCAGGTCCTGGTCTTTACGCGGACCAAGCACGGGGCGAACCGCCTCTGCAAGCAGCTCACATCCGACGGCATTCCTTCCGAGGCGATCCACGGCAACAAGACCCAGAATGCGCGCACGAAGGCGCTGGCGGCTTTCAAGGCACGTCGGGTCCGTGTCCTCGTGGCGACGGACATCGCGGCGCGCGGGATCGACATCGACCAGCTGCCGCATGTCGTCAACTTCGAGCTGCCGAATGTGCCTGAAGACTACGTGCACCGCATCGGCCGGACCGGCCGCGCTGGCAACGAAGGGGAGGCCGTTTCACTGGTCTGCGCCGAAGAGGCCGACTACCTGCGCAACATCGAGAAGCTGATCAAGGCGTCGATCCCACAGAAGAGTGTTGAAGGGTTCGAGACTCGGCTGCCCGAAAAGACGAAGTCTGCCGCCAGAGCGAAAACGAACAGCGCGGGCAAGCGCGCTTCGCAGCAGCCGAAAAGCGAGCGCGGCGATGCGAAAAAGCGGCCGGCGCAGCAGAACAAGAAGCGCAATGCGCAGAGCGATCGCCGTAAAGAGCAGCCGATGAAAGCGGAAGATGTCGCGGCGTATCTGTCGCAGATGAAAGCGGGGATGCGCTGA